The following are from one region of the Jatrophihabitans telluris genome:
- a CDS encoding ankyrin repeat domain-containing protein, translating into MSAPEFFAAIAAGDVDGVRAMLDQAPDLLDEPGPEGESPALSALYHRHGPLADELAARTGELTIFEAAAFDDTERLAEIIDKHPDSLVAFSADGWQPLHLAAFFGRAEAARVLLDADAPVDEVSRNAIAVQPLHAAVAGRHSEVVWLLLASDAPVDEPQQQGWTPLQVAVRNGDVESVRALLAAGADPDRPKEDGVTARHLAAAEAEAGSGVGAAGTAGTAGTAGTAGSFGAGDGADAGAAAETIRALLS; encoded by the coding sequence GTGAGCGCTCCCGAGTTCTTCGCCGCCATCGCGGCCGGTGACGTCGACGGTGTCCGGGCCATGCTGGACCAGGCACCGGACCTGCTGGACGAACCCGGTCCGGAGGGTGAATCCCCGGCGCTGAGCGCGCTCTACCACCGTCACGGCCCGCTGGCCGACGAGTTGGCCGCGCGTACCGGCGAGCTCACGATCTTCGAAGCGGCGGCCTTCGACGACACCGAACGTCTGGCCGAGATCATCGACAAGCATCCCGACAGCCTGGTGGCCTTCAGCGCCGATGGGTGGCAGCCGTTGCATCTGGCCGCCTTCTTCGGGCGTGCCGAGGCCGCTCGAGTGCTGCTGGATGCCGACGCGCCCGTCGACGAGGTGTCCCGCAACGCGATCGCGGTGCAGCCGTTGCATGCGGCCGTGGCCGGTCGGCACAGCGAGGTCGTCTGGCTCCTGCTGGCCAGCGACGCGCCGGTCGATGAGCCACAGCAACAGGGTTGGACTCCCCTGCAGGTTGCCGTGCGCAACGGCGACGTCGAGTCGGTACGCGCGTTGCTGGCCGCGGGCGCCGATCCCGACCGGCCGAAAGAGGATGGCGTGACAGCTCGGCACCTGGCCGCCGCCGAAGCAGAGGCGGGGTCCGGTGTCGGCGCTGCTGGGACTGCTGGGACTGCTGGGACTGCTGGGACTGCTGGGAGTTTCGGGGCTGGCGATGGAGCTGACGCGGGAGCGGCAGCGGAAACGATCCGCGCGCTCCTCAGCTGA
- a CDS encoding VIT1/CCC1 transporter family protein yields the protein MTKGLPISAPTPEPHPAPLPGRSSLSNTGEQRESHRAPHDLAHPLGHDHEIGHEHRDVSGGWLRPAVFGMVDGLVSNFGLIAGVAAASSGAKSVMIAGVAGLFAGAFSMGTGEYISVRSQNESMQAEVDVERDELTYNAEAELAELTQIYINRGVDPELAQLVAEQLSHDPEQALEIHAQEELGVDIHDLPNPWQAMISSFLSFSVGAVLPLLPFLFGADLLWLAALLTLTGLFVTGALTSRFTSKAWWYASGRQVLLGVVTFVVTYSIGHLVGANVS from the coding sequence ATGACCAAGGGACTGCCGATCAGCGCGCCGACTCCTGAGCCGCATCCCGCGCCGCTGCCCGGCCGCAGCTCGCTGTCCAACACCGGCGAGCAGCGCGAATCGCATCGCGCTCCGCACGACCTGGCGCATCCGCTAGGACACGACCACGAGATCGGGCATGAGCATCGCGACGTCTCAGGCGGTTGGCTCCGGCCAGCCGTCTTCGGCATGGTCGACGGGCTCGTGTCCAACTTCGGCCTGATCGCCGGTGTCGCAGCCGCGAGCAGTGGGGCAAAGTCGGTCATGATCGCCGGCGTAGCGGGACTGTTCGCGGGCGCGTTCTCGATGGGCACCGGCGAATACATCTCGGTCCGCAGCCAGAACGAGTCCATGCAGGCGGAGGTGGACGTCGAGCGTGACGAGCTGACGTACAACGCCGAGGCCGAGCTGGCCGAACTCACTCAGATCTACATCAACCGCGGCGTCGACCCGGAACTGGCGCAGCTGGTGGCTGAGCAACTATCGCACGATCCCGAACAGGCCCTGGAGATCCACGCGCAGGAGGAACTCGGGGTCGACATCCACGACCTGCCCAACCCGTGGCAGGCCATGATCTCCTCGTTCCTGTCCTTCTCCGTGGGCGCGGTCCTGCCGCTGCTGCCGTTCCTGTTCGGCGCGGACCTGCTGTGGTTGGCGGCGTTGCTGACCCTGACCGGACTGTTCGTCACGGGAGCCCTCACCTCGCGCTTCACCAGCAAGGCCTGGTGGTATGCCAGCGGACGGCAGGTCCTCCTGGGCGTCGTGACCTTCGTGGTCACCTACAGCATCGGGCACCTGGTCGGCGCCAACGTCAGCTGA